The Arachis ipaensis cultivar K30076 chromosome B07, Araip1.1, whole genome shotgun sequence genome includes a window with the following:
- the LOC110264899 gene encoding uncharacterized protein LOC110264899: MGEKDAEEKRTKREGAELRSEEEVSHAAASVQPVATAPSLSQPLPPELMPPICRMRSRRPCSSFPSESSSSRASRGRENDRQPGSTPRRLCGTSPSRPISRPSRRGLCCRRPNVAVRAPWSPSLFCRASPVLRSATPLPPSSLVLGWCFSWRLGGREAEPQSRGATMVCRRSARCLCRQRPSLESLPFCGCHKLRCRCRRSCCGHRNHHRSFCSLIQSLILSHGSSSGYCGSRLKLPPNRFGDRRCSVHPFLLRFGYGRRSYEEFI, from the exons ATGGGGGAAAAGGATGCAGAAGAAAAACGGACCAAGAGAGAGGGGGCGGAGCTGCGATCAGAAGAGGAGGTGAGCCACGCGGCTGCCTCCGTTCAGCCCGTCGCCACTGCGCCGTCCTTGTCGCAGCCACTCCCGCCAGAACTCATGCCGCCGATTTGTCGCATGAGGAGCCGCCGTCCTTGCTCGTCGTTCCCCTCGGAGTCGTCGTCGTCGAGGGCCAGCAGAGGAAGAGAGAACGACCGCCAGCCAGGTTCAACACCAAGAAGGCTGTGTGGCACGTCACCGTCGCGACCCATTTCACGACCATCACGGCGAGGGCTCTGTTGCCGTCGTCCCAACGTCGCCGTTCGTGCCCCTTGGTCGCCGTCGCTGTTCTGCCGAGCATCGCCAGTGTTGAGGTCAGCCACTCCACTACCACCGTCGAGCCTTGTTTTGGGCTGGTGTTTCTCTTGGAGGTTGGGAGGAAGGGAGGCAGAACCGCAGAGTAGAGGGGCCACTATGGTCTGCCGTCGATCTGCACGCTGCCTCTGCCGTCAAAGACCGTCGTTAGAATCGCTGCCGTTTTG TGGTTGTCATAAGTTACGTTGCCGCTGCCGGAGAAGCTGTTGTGGTCACCGGAACCATCACCGGAGCTTTTGCAGTTTGATTCAGTCTTTAATCCTTTCTCACG GGTCAAGCTCCGGTTATTGCGGGTCACGATTAAAGCTGCCGCCGAAtcggttcggagaccgccgctgttcGGTTCATCCGTTCCTTCTTCGTTTCG gatatgggcgcagaagttacgaagagtttatttag